The proteins below come from a single Miscanthus floridulus cultivar M001 chromosome 1, ASM1932011v1, whole genome shotgun sequence genomic window:
- the LOC136548047 gene encoding uncharacterized protein: MPKSSLAVGSSNPHHLPPSLGSPPLPRATRPEKSHQTDKPLARRRSPTRAAPRSATMASGQDSSGTTLMDLITSDPSATSTAGASSQQQSSSGVGSVGGSLLGKPVAPPADRKSKKGTLTQIQNETISAAKALNPVKVLPQRNRKKKPVSYAQLARSIHELAATCDQKSSQRQLVNSVFPKLAVYNSVDPSVAPSLLMLHQQCEDRNVLRYVYYYLARILSDNGSQGLSAAGGIPTPNWDALADIDAVGGVTRADVVPRIVDQLSAESSSDDVEFHARRLAALKALTSCSTSSSEMMEKLNEIVFGILEKVADTKQKRKKGIFTKQGGDKESIIRGNLQYASLSALRRLPLDPGNQAFLHRAVQGIEFSDPVAVRHALSIISEIAAKDPYSVAMALGKSAQPGGALQDILHLHDVLARVYLAKLCHSISRARVLDQRPDIKSQYSSLLYQLLLDPSDRVCFEAINCVLGKGDNTESTEDRAGGWIRLTREILKLPEAPSVASKGVLSKSSEKSSKARRPQPLIKLVMRRLESSFRSFSRPVLHAAARVVQEMGKSRAAAFALGAYDEGASIDVESLDSDLENPMAEATRKPNPLSNGHGGMDTIAGLLASLMEVVRTTVACECVYVRAMVIKALIWMQNPHESFEELKSIIACELSDPAWPSSLLNDVLLTLHARFKATPDMAVTLLEIARIFATKVPGKIDADVLQLLWKTCLVGAGPDGKHTALEAVTIVLDLPPPQPGSMSGLTSVDMVSASDPKSAMALQRLVQAAVWFLGENANYAASEYAWESATPPGTALMMLDADKMVAAASSRNPTLASALTRLQRCAFSGSWEIRIAAVQALTTIAIRSGEPYRLQIYEFLHALALGGVQSNFSELQLSNGENQGASGTGLGSLISPMLKVLDEMYRAQDDLARDIRQHDNSKQEWSDEELKKLYETHERLLDFVSLFCFVPRAKYLPLGPTSAKLIEIYRNRHNISASGGLSDPAVATGISDLMYESKVVQKETNTVQSGIDPDLAMAWAAGLEDDVWANNAPAVDKVKDFLAGAGTDAPDVDDEEYMNSRPSVGYDDMWAKTILETYDAEEDDGRYSGGSSPESTGSVETSISSHFGGMNYPSLFSSKPSSHGATQQTIREEPPSYSTSVLQRKESLENPLSGRGGRSFGSHEDEDKSSGNPQSGKALYDFTAGGDDELSLITGEEVEIEYEVDGWYYVKKRRPGRDGKMAGLVPVLYVSS; encoded by the exons ATGCCAAAATCCAGCTTGGCGGTTGGATCCAGCAATCCACACCATCTCCCTCCGTCCCTCGGCTCACCGCCCCTGCCCCGTGCGACCCGACCCGAAAAGTCCCACCAGACAGACAAGCCTCTTGCTCGCCGGAGATCTCCCACTCGCGCGGCCCCTCGCTCCGCGACCATGGCCTCCGGGCAGGACTCGTCGGGCACCACGCTGATGGATCTCATCACCTCGGATCCGTCGGCCACCTCGACTGCCGGGGCGTCGTCGCAGCAGCAGTCCTCCTCGGGCGTCGGCAGCGTCGGCGGCTCCCTGTTGGGGAAGCCCGTGGCGCCGCCGGCGGATCGCAAGTCGAAGAAGGGGACGCTGACGCAGATCCAGAACGAGACCATATCCGCTGCCAAGGCGCTTAACCCCGTCAAGGTCCTGCCCCAGCGCAACAGGAAGAAGAAG CCCGTCTCCTACGCGCAGCTGGCCCGGAGCATCCACGAGCTCGCCGCGACGTGCGACCAG AAAAGTTCCCAGAGGCAGCTTGTAAACAGTGTGTTCCCCAAGCTTGCTGTGTACAATTCCGTGGATCCTTcggtggctccatctcttctcaTG CTCCATCAGCAATGCGAGGACAGAAATGTTCTGCGCTATGTATACTACTATCTGGCCCGTATACTGTCAGATAATGGTTCCCAGGGTTTAAGTGCTGCTGGTGGCATACCCACACCCAATTGGGACGCTCTTGCGGACATTGATGCTGTCGGGGGAGTGACACGAGCAGACGTTGTACCGAGAATAGTTGATCAGCTTTCAGCGGAATCCTCCAGTGACGATGTTGAGT TTCATGCGCGGAGACTTGCTGCTCTGAAGGCCCTTACCTCCTGTTCCACTAGCAGTTCTGAGATGATGGAaaagctaaatgaaattgtgtTTGGCATCTTGGAAAAG GTAGCAGATACTAAACAAAAACGGAAGAAGGGTATTTTTACTAAGCAAGGTGGTGATAAGGAG TCTATCATACGTGGTAATTTGCAATATGCTTCTCTGAGTGCACTGAGAAGGCTTCCACTTGATCCCGGTAATCAAGCATTCCTCCACCGAGCTGTGCAAGG GATTGAATTTTCTGACCCAGTTGCAGTCAGACATGCATTGTCAATAATATCTGAAATTGCTGCGAAAGATCCATACTCTGTTGCAATGGCATTGG GCAAAAGTGCACAACCCGGTG GAGCTCTTCAGGACATTCTTCATTTGCATGATGTCCTTGCCAGGGTTTACCTTGCAAAGTTGTGTCATTCAATATCCAGAGCACGCGTATTGGATC AGAGGCCTGACATAAAGTCACAGTACAGTTCCCTCCTTTATCAACTTCTTCTGGATCCCAGTGACAGGGTCTGTTTTGAGGCCATAAATTGTGTGTTGGGAAAAGGTGACAACACAGAAAG CACGGAGGACAGAGCTGGTGGATGGATTCGGTTAACTAGAGAAATTCTCAAATTGCCAGAGGCCCCCTCTGTAGCATCAAAGGGTGTTCTGTCAAAATCTAGTGAAAAATCTTCAAAAGCAAGGCGCCCTCAGCCTCTCATCAAACTTGTAATGAGAAG ATTGGAGAGCTCATTCCGTAGCTTCTCTCGTCCGGTTCTTCATGCTGCTGCAAGAGTAGTTCAGGAAATGGGCAAAAGTAGAGCAGCTGCATTTGCTTTAGGTGCATATGATGAGGGGGCCAGTATTGATGTTGAATCTCTTGATTCTGATCTTGAGAATCCAATGGCTGAAG CTACCCGAAAGCCTAATCCGCTATCCAATGGTCATGGTGGAATGGACACAATAGCAGGATTATTAGCATCACTAATGGAAGTTGTGCGGACAACAGTAGCATGCGAGTGTGTATATGTTCGAGCAATGGTCATCAAAGCTTTGATATGGATGCAAAATCCACATGAATCTTTTGAAGAACTAAAATCTATCATTGCATGTGAGCTGTCTGACCCAGCCTGGCCTTCCTCTCTCCTGAATGATGTCCTACTAACCTTACATGCTAGGTTCAAG GCAACCCCTGATATGGCTGTGACTCTGCTTGAGATCGCAAGAATTTTTGCCACTAAAGTTCCTGGAAAGATTGATGCTGATGTTCTACAGTTGTTATGGAAG ACATGCCTTGTAGGAGCAGGACCAGATGGGAAACATACAGCCTTGGAAGCTGTGACTATAGTTCTTGATCTGCCACCACCACAGCCTGGTTCAATGTCTGGACTCACTTCTGTTGATATGGTATCTGCCTCTGATCCAAAATCTGCAATGGCACTCCAAAGATTAGTTCAAGCTGCT GTTTGGTTTCTAGGAGAAAACGCTAATTATGCTGCATCTGAGTATGCCTGGGAGTCCGCAACGCCACCCGGTACTGCACTAATGATGCTAGATGCTGATAAAATGGTTGCTGCTGCAAGCTCCCGTAATCCTACACTTGCTAGCGCTCTGACGAGGCTTCAAAGGTGTGCATTTAGTGGAAGCTGGGAG ATCCGTATTGCTGCTGTCCAAGCCCTAACTACCATTGCAATAAGGTCTGGTGAACCTTATAGACTGCAGATATATGAATTTCTTCATGCTTTGGCTCTTGGGGGTGTGCAGTCAAACTTTTCAGAATTGCAGCTAAGTAATGGGGAAAATCAAGGAGCCAGTGGTACTGGTCTTGGATCTTTAATAAGCCCAATGCTTAAGGTCCTAGATGAAATGTATAGAGCTCAAGATGATCTTGCCAG AGATATTCGCCAGCATGATAATAGCAAACAGGAATGGAGTGATGAGGAACTTAAGAAACTTTatgaaacccatgagaggcttcTTGATTTTGTTTCCTTATTCTGTTTTGTTCCAAGGGCTAAATACTTGCCCCTTGGTCCTACCAG TGCCAAACTAATTGAGATCTACCGCAACCGTCATAACATAAGTGCATCTGGTGGTCTAAGTGATCCTGCTGTTGCCACTGGAATATCTGATCTTATGTATGAGTCCAAAGTAGTACAAAAAGAGACCAATACTGTCCAGTCTGGGATCGATCCTGATCTGGCAATGGCCTGGGCAGCAGGTTTGGAAGATGATGTTTGGGCAAACAATGCTCCAGCTGTGGATAAA GTAAAGGACTTCCTTGCCGGTGCTGGAACTGATGCTCCTGATGTGGATGATGAGGAATACATGAACTCGAGGCCATCAGTGGGCTATGATGATATGTGGGCTAAGACAATTCTTGAAACATACGATGCAGAG gaagatgatggtaggtaCTCTGGTGGATCCTCTCCCGAATCAACTGGTTCTGTTGAAACCTCCATATCGTCCCATTTTGGAGGCATGAACTATCCATCACTGTTTAGTTCAAAACCGTCAAGCCATGGGGCCACACAACAAACG ATACGTGAAGAACCACCTTCATATTCGACGTCGGTACTACAGAGGAAGGAGTCATTAGAAAACCCCCTTTCAGGGCGTGGAGGACGAAGTTTCGGATCCCATGAGGATGAAGATAAGAGTTCTGGTAACCCTCAGTCTGGGAAAGCTTTGTATGACTTCACAGCAGGTGGTGATGATGAG CTGAGTTTAATCACTGGAGAAGAAGTGGAAATTGAATATGAGGTCGATGGTTGGTATTAT gtgaagaaaaggaggcctGGAAGGGATGGAAAGATGGCAGGTCTGGTTCCTGTTCTATATGTGAGTTCATGA